The region CTGCCGTGGCGGACCGTCCGCGAGAACGTCGAGTTCGGCCTCGAAGTACAGGGCGTCGACGACGAGGCCCAGCGTGAGCAGGCCCTAGAGTGGATCGAAAAGGTCGGTCTCGACGGGTTCGAGGACAGTTATCCGCACGAGCTCTCCGGCGGGATGCAACAGCGCGTCGGGCTGGCGCGGGCACTGGCGATCGACCCCGAAGTACTGCTGATGGACGAGCCCTTCGGTGCGCTCGACGCGCAGACGAAAGACCAGATGCAGACGGAGCTCCTCCGCCTGCTCGCCAACGAGAACAAGACCGTCGTCTTCATCACGCACGACATCCGCGAGGCGATTCTCATCGCCGACCGCGTGCTGGTGATGTCGACCAAGCCCGCGACCATCCTGGCCGATCTCGACATCGACTCCGAGCGGCCGCG is a window of Natrinema salifodinae DNA encoding:
- a CDS encoding ABC transporter ATP-binding protein produces the protein MCKQIDIDSVSKTYGSEEDMLHVIDEIDIDVDANELVVIVGPSGCGKSTLLKMIDGLVTPTSGEVRIGGETVTGSRSEVAMVFQDFNLLPWRTVRENVEFGLEVQGVDDEAQREQALEWIEKVGLDGFEDSYPHELSGGMQQRVGLARALAIDPEVLLMDEPFGALDAQTKDQMQTELLRLLANENKTVVFITHDIREAILIADRVLVMSTKPATILADLDIDSERPRWNRRTEIETSEPFEEYETRIRKELGLMPTDAAAGETGATAETEPTQQSAE